The Mucilaginibacter sp. PAMB04168 genome contains the following window.
TGAGCAGCTTACAATGACCTAAAGACACGTATATCGCTTTTGTTTGTTACAAAATTATACTTGAGCAAATGTTAAATTAAACCTTTTAATATATAAAATCAAAAACAAAAATACGCAATACATTGCAGCTTACCGTATTTAATATAGACTATTATAGGTTATAGCTTAAGGCTCTACACCTGTTATGTTTATTTGCAACCTGTTTCCACACTAGTATTAATAACAAAAGCCCGATGTTACCATCGGGCTTCGCCACATCCAGTAGGGTCTTTTATGTTACTGGTACTGTATATAAATAGGTTGCGGTTTGTATTTCAACACTTCTTGTGGCGTCAGCATATGATGCGGCGCTTTTTTTAGATCGTTTTTGTAAAATAATTTAAAGCCGGTGAATTGTACGGGTTCCGGGAAGATATGGTTGCGATAAGTGCCCAATTTTAAATCCGGCTCGCCCCATCCATCCATGTCAATAACCACCTGAACTTCTGGGCGTAGCTTAATGTTTTTATAGTTGGTAACCATTTTACGTGTAAAACGGTGTACAATTAAAATCTTAGGTGGCAGATTGTATTTCTTTACCAAGCCAGCTAAGTATTCACTTGCATAGTTAACATCAGCCGCATCGTAAGTGCCAATTTTGCGGCCAGGCTTGCTTCCGTCTTTCATCGAAAATTCGGGGTCCATACCAAAGTGCACTTGCGGCATAATCAGGTACTTCTCTAACTGAGGTAACTCCGAGCGGATATTACTCAACGCCACCTGCACATCTAAAAATACAATTGCATTTGATTTTTTGGCTAAAGATAGTACCGTATCAATTTGCTTAAATGGCATGCGGTAACGGAACTTGCCATCCTTGCCGCCATCACCTTGTGCAACTACTGCAATGTAATGCAATGCGGGTTGTACAGGTGTTTTTGGGTCGGCCTTTTCCCAGTTCTTAACTTCTGTTTTTAGCTTAGCCAGCATCTCTTTAGGAGGTAGCTCACCTAAAATACCCATCTTTTTAGAAAACAGGTTGCCATAAAAGGCTACTATGCGCTTAAACGGCAATATAGCGCCCGGGACAGGGTAGGGTTGGTTTTTAACCGGCCAGTGCCCTGTCGTATCGCCATTAGCCAGGCGCTTATTCAAGCTGTCATACAGTGCCTTGTCTACCGGCTGATAGGCTGGCTTGGTAGTATCTGTAGCAGAAGTTGTCGAAGCAGTTGTGGTGGTAGTTGTAGAGGTGCTTACTTTTCCGGCTTTGCTGTTTTCTGTGCAGTTAGATAACAGGAAAAGTGAGGAAAGTAATACCGTAGAAGAGAAAGCAAAAGCTTTAAAATTACTCATAAAAAATAGCCTGAGGGCTGGTATCTTGTTGTGTAAAATATTTTAGTTACAATAAAATTTTTTGCTTGTTATGGCGTTGTAAATATAACTATTACGCCAATAAGTTTTACGGAAATTGTAACTTAAATTTTATAGAACTTTCCAAAAACCCCTAGCGGCAGCTTTGAACCTGCAGTTGCCTGTAAGTAAAGTTCTCCAATTTCGAGGTTTTGCACTGCCGGAAATGCACCTTTAATTAAGTTTTCGACAATAACTGAAGAGAAACCTAGCGAATAAGTGTTGAGTATTAAAAAGTGTTCTTCCGGGTCAAGCAGTTGTACAACTTCCTGTAACATTTCGTTAATCTGGTCTTCCAGCTTCCATTTTTCGCCGTTAGGGCCATGACCATAAGCCGGCGGATCTAAAATGATACCGTTATACTTTTTGCCGCGTTTTAATTCGCGCTTTACAAATTTTAAGGCATCCTCTACCACCCAGCGTATGTCTTTCAGGCCCGATAGTTCCTGGTTTTCGTTAGCCCAGGTAACCACTTGTTTAATCGAATCAACATGCGTGGTATCGGCCCCTGCTGCTTGGGCAATAAGCGATGCACCCCCGGTGTACGCAAACAGGTTAAGTACTTTTGGCTTTTGCGTTTTAAAGCGCTTTAAATTCTCGGCAATATAATCCCAGTTAACGGCCTGTTCAGGGAAGATGCCCAGGTGTTTGAACGAGGTAAGCGCCATACGCATTTTAATGGTTGCATGGTCGTTTTTGTATTCAATGTGCCAGCGGTCAGGTGTGTTTGAATTCTTTTTTACCCATTCACCTGCCGTGGCCGAGCGACCCTTAAAGCGTATATGGTGCAAACGCTGCCACTCTGTTTGCGGTAGCGCTTTGCTCCACACTGCCTGCGGTTCGGGTCGTATAAGTATCACCTGCCCAAAGCGTTCCAGCTTTTCAAAATCGCCGCAATCAATCAGTTCGTAATCTTTCCAGTGCGAAGGGGTAAGGAGTTGGATCATTGTATTTAGTAGTCTGTTATCAGTTATAATGTGTTAGCTGGGGCAAAGATAGGTAATATGTTGTAAGGATAATTATAACACCGGTTTAGACGCAACTAGTTAGGGGGCAAAGTAGCTGTTGCGCAATCAAGCGCAATATACTTCGGCAGTGTAGCTTCGGATAATAATTATAGTAATGCTTATTTTATAAGTTTCAGAAAATTTAATGTGGAGTTACGTTCTGTGTCTTCTTTTACTTATTTCAGCCATTATCGTGTGTGCCCAATAGAGAAAATCGGAGTGAAGTGGTAAGCTTCTGAACATCAACAAATTATTTTTTATTGCGTATAAAGCAAAAATGAGATATTAATAAATAGTCAATACGCCTATGAGGACATATTATTTTCACCTCTTTCGTAAGCTTATTTCGAAAGATGTTAGTCTATTGAACTGGACGCGCTTACGTATTCTATTTGCCTGTATTGCTACCTTTTGTTTATTAACTGCTACACTGTTTATTATCTATCTTTTTAATGCCCCTAATTTGCTGTTATATCGCGTTGCGTTCTTTTTCGCACTATTTGTAACGGCAATGTATCTGTTTTGGAGCAACAAAGCCTGGCATGTGGCTGCCCATTTTTTTCTGACCAGTCTTACACTTTTAATATGGACCAATGTGTTGCTGGTACATCAAAGTCTTTATGTAATTAATATTCAATATTGCTTGCTGGTAATTGCCGCCGGTTATTACATTTTGGGTTCTAAAATCGGTCTTCGATATGCAATTGCAGCAATATTGCCCGTGCTGGGAGATGTTTTCTTTAATGACTTTTTAAACGTAGATATCCCTTCAAGAACAGTGAATGTTAGCTATGCCGGTTACGCCATCGCAGCTCTGTCTAATTTTTCGCTTATTCTGTATATCCACAATCTTTTTTTTAAGTCGCTGGCCAAATTCAAGAAAAGGGAAACGTCCTTTAAACGACACCTGGAGCAGGCCTTGGAATATTCCCGTGAGCAAGCCTTAGCAAAAACTAACTTTTTAAATACGATGTCACATGAAATCAGGACACCGTTGAACGCTATTGTTGGTATGAGCAACCTCTTACTCTCGGGCAGTAAATTACCGGAGCAGGAAGAAAACTTACAGGTTCTTAACTTCTCGACCGAGAACCTCATGGCAACTGTTAATGATATTATAGATTTTAACAACCTGGATAACGGACAAGTACAGTTGCAAAACAAACCGTTTTCGTTATATCAAATTGTTACTAATGTATGTGGCACATTCCGTGAACAGGCAGCGCAAAAAGGTTTAAAGTTTAATTGTATCATCGATGAGAAGTTTAAAGGTTTATCGGTTTACGGTGATGAATTGCGTTTGAGCCAGGTGCTTTTTCATCTTATTGGTAACGCAATCAAATTTACGAATGAAGGCTTTGTTAGTATTGAGGCTATCTGTAACTGTGACGACGCATCTGAAATTGAAGTGAACTTTAAAGTGAAGGATTCTGGAATAGGCATTTCTGAAATGAAGCAGCAACAACTGCTGGACCCATTTAAAAGAGAGCTGCCCCGCACCCAGCGCCAATATCAAACCACCCTTGGGGTAACCATTGCCTACCAGTTGTTAAAACTGCATGGAAGCCAGCTCGAAATAGAAAGCATAGAGGAAAAAGGTTCTTGCTTTAGCTTCGCCGTTATTTATAACGTAGCTGCACAGCAAGAATTAGCAGATACGCTTGTAACCGCATCGGCTAATGTGGATCTGGCCAAACTGAAAATACTTGCGGTGGATGACGAAAAGTTGAATTTGATGGTTGTTAAGAAAGTACTGGCCAAATGGGGAATAAAAGCAGATGAAGCGGTGAACGGGAGGGCGGCGTTAGAAACATGTATGCAAAATGATTATGATGTGGTGCTTATGGACATCAACATGCCGGTAATGGATGGATTTGAAGCCTCTAAAGCTATAAAGAGTATAGAGAAACCTGACTTTGTTGCACCACGTATTATAGCGCTCACGGCATCGGTAGGTACCGCGATAGATGAGGTTATGAAGTTTCCGTGTATTGATGACTGTGTTTTAAAGCCTTTCAAACCAGAAGATTTACAAAAAAAGCTTTATGAGGTTAAGTACGTTTCAGGCTAAGGTTACACTGTTATCAGTGTTTTGAAGATTAACCACATTTAAAGTCAACATTACTTGGTACGTCAATCATTTTAGCCGCTCAGCTGTTCATACACTCAATGATCTTTTTATTTGCAGCTGCGGGTTTTATTTGGGCATTTATCATGCTGATGTTTGCACCACTTTGGCAAAAGGCAATATGCTTTATTCCGGTTTGTATTTACGGTGTACTGTACATACATCCGGCTTTTGCTTTCGGTTTAGCGTTTTCAGTTATACCACTGTTGGTTGGTGATATACAGATTGTACCTGATGGTTTACAAATAGATGGTGTTTGGAAGTATTTAGCTTATTTGCCATCTGGCATGGTTGCCGTAATAGCTTTATATATCATACATCCTCATTTTGATAAAAGCGATTGGCTACGTGCCATAGGTGGTTTTACATTTGTCCTAGTAATGGTAACCTGGGGTTTGAAAATTTTAGTTACCGATCCCATCTTGCTATTTGTAAACCGCATAGGAGCCTCTGAAGTAGAAACACTAGAAAAACAATTGGTAAAGTTGGAGCAAAGGTCAAGACATCGGAATGCAAATTATTTTATTAAACTATATGCTTATCCTGAATTAAAAGTTTCAGGACTTTGTTACCTATATGTTTATTTCAGAAATCTTGCTCCGGGCGACATCCTGAAGTTTAAGTTTAAGAGAGGGTGCTTGGGTATCAAATACATGAGTGGCTTTCCGGTAATACAGCGCGTAGTACATTGATTTCATGCACACTATGAAGGCGATTGCCAACTTTAGCGTTATTTGCTTATATTAGTCTGTGAAGAAAATATTCTTGTACAATTTTTCTCATTACAGGTACAACCATGCTTAAGCGTTTTTATAATACTAATTGAGCTGTTAACATTACTGTTGTTAACCACGGTGTTACAAAATCTTGTAACACCGTGGTGCAATAAAACGTCTCTTATAATATGAAATACCTAATAGGCTATTTATCACTGGGCATATTATCCATGTACGTTGTTGCATTCAGGCATTCTTCGTTTTGGAATTATCTGCTCGAAGACTCAGGAGATTCTGTACTCCACAAACTCCCCTTTAAGGAAAAAAGAAGGTATTACGCCATGGCCTGTTTAATTGCAGTATTGATCTGGCCGTTTATGGTAGTTAGGATGCTTTCAAAAGATAAATTAGCGTAATCAAAATTGATTGACGATGGAAGTTGGCACTCAGAATCTAATAGTGATATAAGAAAGCCATAAGTGTACGGTAAAAATTACCTTACACTTATGGCTTTATATCGGGAGCTAATTCCTATAACTTTTCTTTCGCGGCTTGGGTAAACTTACTGGCAAATACAAAGTCATTTAGTTCCTGGTTATCGGTATGGGCAATGTCTTTGTTAGTGCCTTCCCACCATTTTTGACCCTGATGCAAAAAGATGATATGATCTCCTATACCCATAACGGAGTTCATATCGTGCGTTACAATTACTGTGGTAATTTTATATTCCTGGGTAAGTTCATTAATTAACTCATCAATTACAATGGATGTTTTAGGGTCGAGGCCCGAGTTGGGTTCATCCACAAACAGGTATTTCGGTTCCATTGCTATAGCCCGCGCAATGCCCACACGCTTTTTCATACCACCTGATAGCTCGGCCGGAAATAGCTTATTCTTATCTTTCAGGTTAACACGTTCAAGACAAAAATTGGCACGTTCCTGCTTTTCCGACTGGCTCATTTCCGAAAACAGGTTTAGCGGAAACATAATATTCTGCTCTACGGTCATAGAATCGAATAAGGCTGAATTCTGGAACAACATGCCAATTTCTTTACGTATCGGAACACGTTGTTCAAAATCCATACCGGTGAAGTCCTGCCCGTCGAAATTTACATTGCCTTTAGTAGGTTCATGTAATCCCACAATACATTTAAGTAAAGTAGTTTTACCCGAGCCCGAACCCCCTATAATAAGGTTGTTTTTGCCCGCTTCAAAAGTAGCGGTAATGCCTTTAAGTACTTCGTTCTCACCAAAGGTTTTATAGATGTCTTTAATATCAATCATAACATTAACGAAGTAACCATTAAATCAGCAAATAGAATAAATATACAGCTGTACACCACACCAGTAGTGGCCGATTGGCCAACCTCAAGCGCACCGCCCGAGGTATAAAAGCCCTGGTAAGCACAGATAGAAGTAATGATAAATCCAAAGCAAGTTGCTTTTACCAAGGCAACCTGAATTATTAACGGATTAAAGCCATCACGTAAGCCGGCTACATAATCAGTGGTGGCAATGTCTCCTGTAACGGCACAGGCAATGTAACCGCCTAAGATGCCAAGCACCATGGAGTAAATAACCAGTAAGGGCACCATAATAATGCCTGCTATAATTTTAGGTGCAATAAGGTAACCAGGGGCATTAACACCCATAATCTCTAAGGCATCAATTTGCTCGGTTACCCGCATGGTACCAATTTGTGAGGCAATGCTGGAACCAACCCGGCCGGCTAATACCAGTGCCGATATGGTCGGGCTAAACTCCAGTATGGTGGAGTCGCGCGAGATGCTGCCCGCAATACTGCGCGGTACAAGCGGACTGGCCAGCTGAAATGCTACTTGTATAGTTGCCACAGCGCCAATAAAAACGGATATGATGCTGATAATGCCCAGCGATCCGATACCGATAGATACCATTTCGCGCATGACCTCGGCCCAGTAAACCGAAAATTTTTCGGGCTTACGAAAGCTCAGGCGGATTAACAGGATGTATTTGCCTAGAGTTTGAAACATGTAAACTTTTAAATATGCTGTTAAAAATACATTTTTATCATTAAGCTTTACGGCTTAACTATATTGTGTTACTTTAAAATTATGGAAAACGCCCTCATTACCGGTGCTACACAAGGCATAGGCCGTGCAATTGCAGTTGCATTTGCTAAACAAGGATTAAACCTTGCAATTTGTTCGCGCAAGGTAAAAGATTTAGAAGAATTAAAGCAAGAACTGCTTTTGGTTAATCCTAACATACAGATTTACACACAAAAAACCGATTGCAGCAAAAAAATAGAGTTATTGGATTTTGCCAGCCGGGCGCAGCAGCAATTAGGCTTTATAAAAGTGGTGGTTAACAATGTAGGCATGTTTTTGCCATCAAGTGTTTTAGATGATGAAGACGATGCCTTTATGCAGCAGATTAATACCAACCTGATGCCGGCTTATGAGTTATACCGTTTTTTTGGTAAGGACATGATTGGTAGGCGTTTAGGGCACATTTTTAATATATGCTCGGCTGCATCTTTACAGCCGGCAATAAATGCTGGTACTTATAGTGTAACAAAAGCTGCGCTGTACAGTCTTAATATTGTAATGAGGCTCGAAATGCAGGCTCATAGCGTAAAAGTAACTGCCGTGCTGCCAGGATCAACACTAACAGGTTCATGGGCCGGAACGGAGGTGCACCCCGAGCGGTTCGTAATGCCCGAAGATGTAGCAGCTGCAGTATTAAACGCTTACCAAATGAGCAAAGGCGCTAACGTAGATGAGATAGTGATTAAGCCGGTTTTGGGCCAGTTATAATTAACCATTTTAAAATACTTAACAATATGAATAGTAAAAGACTTTACCGCGATGAACTGAATAAAACAGTTGGCGGTGTATGTAAAGGCCTGGCCGATTATTTCGACATAGACGTTTCTATCATCAGGGCATTGTTTGTGCTCGCTCTGGTGCTTAAAGGTTCTGGCGTGTTGCTGTACATTGTTTTATGGATAGTATTGCCCAAAAAAGAGAATTATGTAGCCCAGCCGGGTGTAGATTACACCGTGCCACCGATGAATCCCGAAGCCGAACCTGCACAGCCGTTTGTTTATAAAACCAAAAGTAAAGGCAGCTTTGGCTTGGTAGCTGGTACTATACTGATTGTACTGGGTGGTATTTTATTGCTGGATGAGTTTAACATTATACCCGATTGGGATTTTAGCCATCTGTGGCCCGTGCCCCTGGTTATCATTGGTCTGATGCTAATATTCTCTGCCGGCAAAAAGAATACTACAAACCCTAACCCTCCAATTGCATAAGGTATGAAAAACGACAGATTGTTTTCGGGTCTCGTGCTCGTCATTATAGGCGCCGCATTTTTACTGCACAATTTTGGTGTGGTTGATTTTCACTGGTATAACATTGTTCGCCTTTGGCCTATATTTTTGGTGATTGGTGGCATAAACCTGCTGTTGGCCAATACCCGGACAGTATGGGCAACCATTGTAAAAGTTGGCGTACTGGTAATCGGTTTAGGCTTTGTGCTTTTCAGTAATGCAGGCCGCCGCCATAATGATAGCTCGTTGTTTAACTTTCATTACAATATTGATGACGATGATGACAACGATGTTGATATTGACATAGATGACGATAAGGATGACGACATTAAAGCACTGAAAGCTAATGCAACTAATGTTTTTCAGCAACCCTATACGGCCGATATTAAGCATGCCCGTTTAAACGTAAGCGGTGGTGCAACCACTTATGTCCTGAATACATCAACCGATAGTTTGTTTAAGGCTGCCACACGTGAGTATTATGGCAACTACAATTTAAGTACCTCTAAAGAGGACTCGGTTACCGTGGTAGATTTTGATATGGATAAGCACAATCAGCATTTCCGCTTAAATGGCGGCCATATGAACGTTGCACAAATTAGCTTAAATACGGCACCGATATGGGATCTTAATCTGCGCGGTGGCGCTGCAAAAGTCGATTTCGATTTAACACCCTACAAAGTACGAAGCCTTAATATTAGCGGCGGTGCAGCATCATGTGATATTAAAATGGCAGCCAATCTGCCTCTTACTGATGTTACGGTATCTACCGGGGCTTCTGAAGTTACTATCCGGATTCCTAAGAACGCGGCTTGCGATATAGCTGTATCCAGTGGCCTGTCGTCTAACGATTTTGATGGCTTTACCAAAATAAGCAGTAGCCACTATACCACACCAGGTTTTGAGGCTGCTAAAAATAAAATTTACCTGAAACTAAAGGGCGGCGTATCCGACTTCAACGTACGCAGGTATTAATAATACTTTCTTTTTTGACTGATTGATTGTAAAGCGGTTGTAGTTGTAAAACTTCAGCCGCTTTTGTTTTATGCAAATCTGTTAATGCAAAAACTGCGATTTGGTATTAACCATCACGGCCAACAGAAGGGTGCTGTTTAGTACACAACCGGCATCTAAAAACAAAAAGCGTGTACTGGTTAGGCACACGCTTATAAGGATTTGGAGATTACTTACACCGCATCAGACAATGAACTGAACGTAAAATCGCGAATTTTTAAGGGAGGTATCAGCGCGTTAGTGCCACTTTCGCCGCTTACTGTGCGCTCGCTTCTGCCCAGAGCTTCCAGGTTGTTGAGCATTATAACCGGGCTCTCGTTAAAGCGGAAGTTTTTTACCGGAAATTTGATCTGGCCATTCTCAATGTAAAAAGTACCATCGCGGGTTAGGCCCGTGTAAAGCAAAGTTTGAGGGTCAACCGGGCGAATGTACCAGAGGCGGGTTACTAATATACCCCTTTCTGTTCCCTTAATTAACTC
Protein-coding sequences here:
- a CDS encoding class I SAM-dependent methyltransferase, whose protein sequence is MIQLLTPSHWKDYELIDCGDFEKLERFGQVILIRPEPQAVWSKALPQTEWQRLHHIRFKGRSATAGEWVKKNSNTPDRWHIEYKNDHATIKMRMALTSFKHLGIFPEQAVNWDYIAENLKRFKTQKPKVLNLFAYTGGASLIAQAAGADTTHVDSIKQVVTWANENQELSGLKDIRWVVEDALKFVKRELKRGKKYNGIILDPPAYGHGPNGEKWKLEDQINEMLQEVVQLLDPEEHFLILNTYSLGFSSVIVENLIKGAFPAVQNLEIGELYLQATAGSKLPLGVFGKFYKI
- a CDS encoding response regulator; this encodes MRTYYFHLFRKLISKDVSLLNWTRLRILFACIATFCLLTATLFIIYLFNAPNLLLYRVAFFFALFVTAMYLFWSNKAWHVAAHFFLTSLTLLIWTNVLLVHQSLYVINIQYCLLVIAAGYYILGSKIGLRYAIAAILPVLGDVFFNDFLNVDIPSRTVNVSYAGYAIAALSNFSLILYIHNLFFKSLAKFKKRETSFKRHLEQALEYSREQALAKTNFLNTMSHEIRTPLNAIVGMSNLLLSGSKLPEQEENLQVLNFSTENLMATVNDIIDFNNLDNGQVQLQNKPFSLYQIVTNVCGTFREQAAQKGLKFNCIIDEKFKGLSVYGDELRLSQVLFHLIGNAIKFTNEGFVSIEAICNCDDASEIEVNFKVKDSGIGISEMKQQQLLDPFKRELPRTQRQYQTTLGVTIAYQLLKLHGSQLEIESIEEKGSCFSFAVIYNVAAQQELADTLVTASANVDLAKLKILAVDDEKLNLMVVKKVLAKWGIKADEAVNGRAALETCMQNDYDVVLMDINMPVMDGFEASKAIKSIEKPDFVAPRIIALTASVGTAIDEVMKFPCIDDCVLKPFKPEDLQKKLYEVKYVSG
- a CDS encoding ABC transporter ATP-binding protein; its protein translation is MIDIKDIYKTFGENEVLKGITATFEAGKNNLIIGGSGSGKTTLLKCIVGLHEPTKGNVNFDGQDFTGMDFEQRVPIRKEIGMLFQNSALFDSMTVEQNIMFPLNLFSEMSQSEKQERANFCLERVNLKDKNKLFPAELSGGMKKRVGIARAIAMEPKYLFVDEPNSGLDPKTSIVIDELINELTQEYKITTVIVTHDMNSVMGIGDHIIFLHQGQKWWEGTNKDIAHTDNQELNDFVFASKFTQAAKEKL
- a CDS encoding ABC transporter permease, with product MFQTLGKYILLIRLSFRKPEKFSVYWAEVMREMVSIGIGSLGIISIISVFIGAVATIQVAFQLASPLVPRSIAGSISRDSTILEFSPTISALVLAGRVGSSIASQIGTMRVTEQIDALEIMGVNAPGYLIAPKIIAGIIMVPLLVIYSMVLGILGGYIACAVTGDIATTDYVAGLRDGFNPLIIQVALVKATCFGFIITSICAYQGFYTSGGALEVGQSATTGVVYSCIFILFADLMVTSLML
- a CDS encoding SDR family oxidoreductase; the protein is MENALITGATQGIGRAIAVAFAKQGLNLAICSRKVKDLEELKQELLLVNPNIQIYTQKTDCSKKIELLDFASRAQQQLGFIKVVVNNVGMFLPSSVLDDEDDAFMQQINTNLMPAYELYRFFGKDMIGRRLGHIFNICSAASLQPAINAGTYSVTKAALYSLNIVMRLEMQAHSVKVTAVLPGSTLTGSWAGTEVHPERFVMPEDVAAAVLNAYQMSKGANVDEIVIKPVLGQL
- a CDS encoding PspC domain-containing protein codes for the protein MNSKRLYRDELNKTVGGVCKGLADYFDIDVSIIRALFVLALVLKGSGVLLYIVLWIVLPKKENYVAQPGVDYTVPPMNPEAEPAQPFVYKTKSKGSFGLVAGTILIVLGGILLLDEFNIIPDWDFSHLWPVPLVIIGLMLIFSAGKKNTTNPNPPIA
- a CDS encoding DUF5668 domain-containing protein, coding for MKNDRLFSGLVLVIIGAAFLLHNFGVVDFHWYNIVRLWPIFLVIGGINLLLANTRTVWATIVKVGVLVIGLGFVLFSNAGRRHNDSSLFNFHYNIDDDDDNDVDIDIDDDKDDDIKALKANATNVFQQPYTADIKHARLNVSGGATTYVLNTSTDSLFKAATREYYGNYNLSTSKEDSVTVVDFDMDKHNQHFRLNGGHMNVAQISLNTAPIWDLNLRGGAAKVDFDLTPYKVRSLNISGGAASCDIKMAANLPLTDVTVSTGASEVTIRIPKNAACDIAVSSGLSSNDFDGFTKISSSHYTTPGFEAAKNKIYLKLKGGVSDFNVRRY